GCGGGAGGCGCCGTACGATCGGGAGGATGTCTGGTCGTGGGCGTGGTGCGGGTGGAGCGGGGGCGTGCGTCGCCCTGCTGTCCGTGGCCGCCCTGCTCGCCGGGCTCGTCGGCTGCGGCGGGGGCGCGGCGCAGGACACGGTCCGGGGCGATGTGCAGCACACCCTCGACCGCAGGGCCGATGCCGTTCTCGTCCGGGATCCGGCCGCGTACCGGGCCACCGGCAGCGCGGACGCCGCGGTTCTGACGAACCTCGCCGACGTCCCGTTGTCCTCCTGGACGTACCGGCTCACCCGCCTGGACCGCTCGGGCAGCCACGCCACCGCAAGCGCGGAACTGCGCTACCGGATCGAGGGCTACGACAGCGCCCCCGTCGTCTCCGCGCGCTCCCTCGAGCTCGAACTGCGCGAGGGACGCTGGTACGTGACCTCCGACCGGCCCGCGCCGAAGGCCGGCGAGCAGCTCTGGGAACAGGGCAGGGTCGTCGTCGAGAGGGGAGCGCACAGTCTCGTCCTCGGCGTCGGCAGGTCCCACGGCGCGCTGCGCGACTACGCGGACCTCGCCGACGAGGCCGTGCCCGCCGTGAGCGACGCCTGGGGGACCGGCTGGGCCCAGCGGGTCGTCGTCCTCGTCCCGAAGTCCCTGGACGGCATGGGCGCGCTGCTCGGGACCCCCGCTGCCGGGTACCGGGGGATCGCCGCGGTGACCACCGGCGAGGCGGGCGCGCCGGGGCGGACGCCGGCCGACCGGATCATCGTGAACCCCGACGCCTACGGCGTGCTCGGCTCCTTCGGCAAGCAGGTCGTCCTCACGCACGAGACGACCCATGTCGCCAGCCGCGCGGCGACGTCGGGGGCCACTCCACTGTGGCTGTCCGAGGGGTACGCGGACTGGGTCGGCTACCGCGGCACCGGACGCTCCGCGGGGCAGGCCGCGCCGGAACTGCAGCGCGCGGTGCGGCTCGGCCGGCTGCCGGCCGCGCTCCCCACCGACCCCGACTTCGGGTTCACCGGCGACGCGGGGCGGCTCGCGCAGGCGTACGAGGGCGGGTGGCTGGCCTGCCGGATGATCGCCGACCGCTGGGGCGAGGCGAAGCTGAACGACTTCTATCGCGCGGTGGGGAAGCACAAGCGGCGGACCGGGGCGGTCGAGGAGGCGATGGCGAGCGTGCTCGGGACGACGGAGGAGAAGTTCACGGCGGAGTGGCGGGACTATCTGAGCGCACAGCTGGGCTGACCGACGAGCGGACCTATGACGCCAGCAGGGTCTCGTCGCGGGTCGGCTGTGGCGACGGCGGCTGTTCGCTCAGGTGCGGCTCCGTGACCGTCTGTCGCCACAGGCGCCGTGCGGCGGTCAGTGACGCGGTGACCAGCAGGCCGTTGCGTACGAGGATCAGGGCGAGGCCGAGTTCGTCGCCGCCCACGACGTGTGCGAACCCGAGCGGGAACTCCAGGAACGTCACGAGGGACGCCGCCAGGACCAGGCAGGCGGGCGGCGTCATCCGGCTCGCGGAGAACAGCGTCGACACCGCGGCCAGGCCGGTCAGCCACAGCATGTACTGAGGGCTGATCACCCGGCTCGTCGTCGTGAACAGCAGCACCGCTACGAACGCCGCGTCCGCGAGCGTGCCCGGCGCCCAGGCCCGCGCCCGCAGCCGCCACATCAGGAGCCAGCCGAACGCGAGCAGCGTCAGCCCTTGTGCGACCACGCTCACGACGTCCACGTAGGGGCCGAGGAACTCCATCGAGCCGTAGTGCAGCCCGACATAACCCGGCCAGCCGAACTGCCGCGCCACATGGAACACCAGCGCGCCGAGCGACTCGACCTCCGTGCCGCGGTCGCGCTGGGAGGTGACGAAGTCGAGCGCGCCCGGCATCGCCGCCGAGAAGGCGACGACCAGGGCGCCGGCCGTGAGGGCCGCGCTGCCCCAGGAGACCCGCGTGACGCGCCCGCGGCGGGTCCCGAGCAGCAGGAGCACGGGCCACACCTTCAGCAGCGCGCCGAGCCCCGTGAGCACCCCCATGACGCGCGGATGCCGGGCCCCGGCCAGCAGCGCCGCCACCGCGACCGCAGTGACCATGACGTCGTAGCGCGCATACGCGGTCGGACCGAGCAGTGGCACGCCCGCCACCCACACCCACGCCCCGCGCCACGACCTGCCGGGCCGCCCGCCCGCGTACACGAGGAGTCCGAAGGTGAGCGCGTCGGCGACGAGGGCGAGCACGAAGAACGCGGTGGCGTAGGACAGGAACGGCAGGAGGCCGGGGGAGAGGATCGCGCCCGCGGCGGCGGGCGGGTACTGCCAGGTGACGTCGTCCAGCGGGAACGTGCCCGTGCGCAGGACCCCGTACCAGTTGCGGTAGATGACGGAGACGTCGGTCGTCACGTCCGGCCCCGGGACCGTGATCACCTTCAGGACGCACAGGAGGAGCAGCGCCCGGGTCGCGGCCCACACCAGCGCCGCACGGACCGGGATTCTCGGCATCATTCGGGCCATGATGCCCGGCAGAACTGTGCAGGGGCCATGAAGCACGACCCACCGGCGCGTTAGGTACTGTCGGCGACGATGCACAAGACCCTGATCGTGACCAACGACTTCCCGCCCAGGCCCGGTGGCATCCAGGCCTTCCTGCACAACATGGCGCTCCGCCTGGACCCCGAGCAGCTCGTCGTCTACGCGTCCACCTGGAAGCGCACCCGCGAGGGCGTCGAGGCGACTGCCGCCTTCGACGCCGAGCAGCCCTTCACCGTCGTCCGCGACCGTACGACGATGCTGCTGCCCACGCCCCGCGTCACCCGGCGCGCGGTGGGCCTGCTCCGGGAGCACGGCTGTACGTCGGTGTGGTTCGGCGCGGCCGCCCCGCTCGGCCTGATGGCACCGGCGCTGCGCAAGGCCGGCGCCCAGCGCCTGGTGGCCACCACACACGGGCACGAGGCCGGCTGGGCGCAACTGCCCGCGTCCCGCCAACTCCTGCGCCGCATCGGTGAGTCGACGGACACGATCACGTATCTCGGCGAGTACACGCGGTCGCGGATCGCCGCCGCGCTGACGCCCGCCGCGGCGGGGCGGATGGTGCAGCTGCCGCCGGGCGTGGACGAGAAGACGTTCCACCCCGGCTCCGGCGGCGACCTCGTGCGGGCGCGGCTCGGACTGACGGACCGGCCCGTCGTCGTGTGCGTCTCGCGGCTCGTGCCGCGCAAGGGGCAGGACACGCTGATCCTCGCGATGCCGCGGATCCTGGCGGCCGTCCCGGACGCGGTACTGCTCGTCGTGGGCGGTGGCCCGTACGAGAAGGAGCTGCGCAAGCTCGCCGCGGAGACGGGTGTCACCGACTCGGTGCGCTTCACGGGGGCCGTGCCGTGGTCGGAGCTGCCCGCGCACTACGGGGCGGGCGACGTGTTCGCCATGCCGTGCCGGACCCGGCGCGGCGGCCTCGACGTCGAGGGCCTCGGCATCGTCTACCTGGAGGCGTCGGCTACGGGCCTGCCGGTCGTGGCGGGCGACTCCGGCGGGGCGCCGGACGCGGTGCTCGACGGGGAGACGGGCTGGGTCGTCAGGGGAGGTTCGGCGGAGGAGTCCGCGGACCGGATCGTGGCGCTGCTCGGCGACGCGGAGTTGCGGCGGCGCATGGGGGAGCGGGGGCGTGAGTGGGTCGAGGAGCGGTGGCGGTGGGATCTGCTGGCGGAGAAGCTGCGCGGACTGCTGTAACGCCGAACGCCGAACGCCGGACGGGCTGGATGAATCATCCAGCCCGTCCGGCGTTCGAGGACAAGGGACGCGGGGGCGGAGCCCTCGCAGAGCTCAGCCCTGGTAAAGCGCCTCGATTTCGTCCGCGTAGTCCTTCGCCACTACGTTGCGCTTCAGTTTGAGGGACGGCGTCAGGTGGCCCGACTCCTCCGTGAACTGGGTCGGCAGGATACGGAACTTGCGGACCGACTCCGCCTTGGAGACCGCCGCGTTGCCGTCGTCCACGGCCGCCTGGATCGCCGCGAGGAGATCCGCGTCGTCCCGCAGCGACACCGCCGTCGAGTCGGCCGGCTTGCCGTGCTCGGCGGCCCAGCGGCCGAGGAACTCGTCGTCGACCGTGACGAGCGCGCCGACGAAGGGGCGCCCGTCACCGACGACCATGCACTCGGCGACCAGGGCGTGCGCACGGATGCGGTCCTCGATGACGGCCGGGGCGACGTTCTTGCCGCCCGCCGTCACGATGATCTCCTTCTTGCGGCCGGTGATCCGGAGGTAGCCGTCCTCGTCGAGCGTGCCGATGTCGCCCGTGTGGAACCAGCCGTCGGCCAGCGCCTCCCCGGTCGCGGCCTCGTTGTTCCAGTAGCCCGAGAACAGGTGCTCGCCGTGCAGCAGCACCTCGCCGTCGTCGGCGATCCGGACCACGGAGCCGGGCAGCGGCTGGCCGACCGTGCCGATCTTCTGCCGGTCCCACGGGTTGAAGGCCGTGGCGGCGCAGGACTCGGTCAGGCCGTAGCCCTCCAGGACCGTGAAGCCGATGCCGCGGAAGAAGTGGCCGAGGCGCTCGCCGAGCGGAGCGCCGCCGGAGATCGCGTACTCGCCGCGGCCGCCGAGGACGGCGCGCAGCTTCGAGTAGACGAGCTTGTCGAACGTCTTGTACTTCAGCTTCAGACCGATGGACGGGCCCTTGGGGGTGTCCAGGGCGCGGCTGTACTCGATGGCCGTGTCGGCCGCCTTGTCGAAGATCTTGCCCTTGCCGTCGGCCTGCGCCTTGGCGCGCGCCGAGTTGTAGACCTTCTCGAAGACGCGCGGCACACCCAGGATCAACGTCGGCCGGAACGCGGCCAGTTCATCCGTGAGGTGCTTGATGTCGGGGGCGTGGCCCAGCTTGATCGGGGCCATCAGCGAGGCGACCTCGACCAGGCGGCCGAAGACGTGCGCGACGGGCAGGAAGAGCAGCACCGAGCACTCGCCCGTACGGAACAGGGGCTTGAGACGCTCGACCACGTTCCCGCACTCGGCGAAGAAGCTGCGGTGCGTGAGGACACAGCCCTTGGGGCGGCCCGTGGTGCCCGAGGTGTAGACGATCGTTGCCGGGTCGTCGGCCTTCGCGACCGCGCTGCGCTCGTCGACGGTCACGTCGGAGACATCGGCGCCCGCGCGGTCCAGTTCCTGGACACCGCCGGCGTCGATCTGCCAGACGTGGGTGAGGCCGGGGAGGCCGTCGCGCACGGACTCGACGGTGGCCGCGTGCGCGGCGCTCTCGACCACGCAGGCCACGGCGCCGGAGTCGCCGAGGATCCACTGGATCTGCTCGGCGGAGCTGGTCTCGTACACCGGGACGGTGATCGCGCCGGCGCTCCAGATCGCGAAGTCGAGGAGCGTCCACTCGTAACGGGTACGGGACATCAGGCCGACCCGGTCGCCCGGCTGCACGCCGGAGGCGATCAGGCCCTTGGCGGCGGACCGCACCTCCGCGAGGAAGGTGGTGGCAGTGACGTCCTGCCAGGTGCCGTTCACCTTGCGGGCGATGACGGCGACGTCGGGGTGCTGCGCGGCGTTTCTGCGGACTATGTCGGTCAGGTTGCCGTCCGCAGGGACCTCGTACAGGGCCGGAAGGCTGAACTCGCGCAAGACTGCTGCTCCTCATAGGGCACCGGCGCCACGGCATTGTGTGAGTCGACGATGCGGTCCAAGATCGGGCAGGTGCTCAGCTGCTGAAGCAGTGGTAGCCCCAGTGGTTGAAATGCTGAGCACTACTGGACTGCCCGGACGTTACCCACCGGTACTGCTCTTCCGGTAGGGGGTCCAGGCCAGATGTTCGCTGCGTCACACGCCGTGTAACTGCTCCGCCGACCCTAGTCCACCGAATCGGCCAATAGGAAGTAACCGCAGGTCCGGCCCCCTCTACCCACGATTCCCACACAGTTCTAGGGTGATCGCATGCGCGTACATGTGGTCAGCGATGTGCACGGAAACTCCACAGACCTCGCCCGGGCGGGAGACGGGGCGGACGCTCTCGTCTGCCTCGGTGACCTGGTGCTCTTCCTCGACTACGCAGATCATTCGCGCGGCATCTTCCCCGATCTGTTCGGTGTGGAGAACGCGCACCGCATCGTCGAGCTGCGCACCGCCCGCCGCTTCGAGGAGGCACGCGCGTTCGGAGCCGGGCTCTGGGCCGGGATCGATCGCGGGACCGCCATCGAGACGGCGGTCCGCAAGCAGTACGCCGAGCTCTTCGCGGCGTTGCCCACACCGACGTACGCCACCTACGGCAACGTCGACATCCCGCACCTGTGGTCCGAGTACGCCGGACCAGGCACGACCGTCCTCGACGGCGAGCGCGTCGAGATCGGCGGCCTCGTCTTCGGCTTCGTCGGCGGCGGACTGCGCAGCGCCATGCGTACCCCGTACGAGATCAGCGACGAGGAGTACGCCGCCAAGCTCGAGGCCGTCGGGGAGGTCGACGTGCTGTGCACCCACATCCCGCCGGACGTCCCCGAACTCGTCTACGACACCGTCGCCCGCCGCTTCGAGCGCGGCAGCCGCGCCCTCCTGGAGGCGATCCGGCGCACCCGACCCCGGTACTCCCTGTTCGGCCACGTTCACCAGCCGCTCGCCCGCCGTATGCGGATCGGGGCGACGGAGTGCGTCAATGTCGGCCACTTCGCCGGTTCGGGCAGGCCCTGGGCCCTGGAGTGGTGACAGGGCCGGCGCCGGTGCGCGGTAGCCTTCACGCGATACACACCACCCCTCAGCGGACCGCATCTGGAGGAGCCACCGCGATGGCGGAACACACCAGCTCGAGCATCACGATCGAGGCGGCACCGGCCGATGTCATGGGGGTGATCGCCGACTTCGCCCGCTACCCCGACTGGACGGGAGAGGTGAAGGAGGCCGAGGTCCTCGCCAAGGACGGCGCGGGCCGCGCCGAGCAGGTGCGACTCGTCATGGACGCCGGAGCGATCAAGGACGACCAGACCCTGGCCTACACCTGGACCGGGGACAACGAGGTCTCCTGGACCCTGGTCAAGTCCCAGATGCTGCGTTCCCTCGACGGCACGTACCTCCTCAAGCCGGCCGGCACGGGCACCGAGGTCACCTACCGCCTCACGGTCGACGTCAAGATCCCCATGCTCGGCATGATCAAGCGCAAGGCCGAGAAGGTCATCATCGACCGCGCCCTCGCCGGCCTGAAGAAGCGCGTGGAGACGAAGTAGCTTCCACCACCCGCGTCCGGCGGCCCGCCGTCTCCGTCCGGCGGCCTGCCGGGGGCGACCTGCGCCCCAGGTAGCCTCAGACCCCATGCGCACCGTTCTGGTAACCGGCCCCGGCGGCTCCGGCCGGACCACCGCCGCCGCGGCCACGGCCCTCTCCGCCGCCCGCCGCGGAGCCCGCACCCTCGTGCTCTCGGCGGACCCCACGGACACCCTCGGCGCCGCCCTCGCCACCCCTACGAGCGCGGCGCCGACGTCCGTCGAACCCGGTCTCACCGCGATACGTCTCGCCCCGGCGGACCGCTTCCGCGAGGACCTCGCCGGCCTCCAGGAAAAGGCCGCGTCCGCCCTCGACCTCCTGGGCGCCACCCGGCTCGACGCCGAGGAGTTCACCCCGCTGCCCGGCAGCCACGAACTCGCCCTGCTCCGCGCCCTGCGCGACAGCGCCCACGGTCCCTACGACCTCGTCGTCGTCGACCTTCCCCCGGCGCCGCAAGCTCTCGCCCTGCTCGCCCTGCCGGAACAGCTGCGCCGCTATCTGCGCCGGCTGCTCCCCCCGGAACGGCAGGCCGCCCGCGCCCTGCGCCCCCTCCTCGGCCGCCTCGCCGGCGTCCCCATGCCCGCGGAGTGGCTGTACGAGACGGCGGACCGCTGGGACACCGAACTCGCCGCCGCCCAGGCCGTGATCGAGGACCCGCACACGACCGTGCGCCTCGTCGCCGAACCCACGCCCGCCGCGGCCGACGCCCTGCTCACCACGACCACCGGCCTCGCCCTGCACGGCCTGCGCGCCGACGCGCTGCTCGCCTCCCGCCTGCTCCCCGACGGCTCCACCGACCCGTGGCTCACCGACGCCGCCGCCCGCCAGCGCAAGGTCGTCGCCGCCTGGCAGGGCACGTACGCCGTGCATGAACTGCCGCATCTGGGCCGTGACCCGCGCGGCGCCGACGACCTGGCCGCGCTCGGCGCACCGCCGGTTTCGCCCGCGCCGCCCGCCATCGCCTGGCCCGTCGAGGACCGCATCGCCGACGAGGGCGTCCTCGTGTGGCACCTGCCGCTGCCCGGCGCCGTCCGGGAGGACCTCGGTCTGGTGCGGCGCGGCGACGAACTCGTCGTCACCACCGGACCGCTCCGCCGCATCGTCGCCCTGCCGTCGGCGCTGCGCCGCTGCACCGTCGCCGGCGCCGGCCTGCGCGACGGCGTCCTGCGCATCCGGTTCACCCCCGACCCCGGCCTGTGGCCGCGGGGACGGTGAACCGACTACCGCCGTTCGGGTAACGTCGAAGGTACGCACCCACCTGGTACGCACCCACCCATATACGTTCTCGCAGGAGTCAGCCGTCATGAGCGACGCCACCGAGCAGCCCGCACCCGAGGCCGACGCCGACGCCGACGCCTGGGAGAAGGCGTGCGCCGAGGACCTCGCTGAGGAGAAGGCCCGCCGCCGTGCCCAGCACGGGCCCCCGCCCGGCTCGGCCGCCGAGGAGCTGCGCAAGCTCGTCGACGCCGTCGCCGAAAAGCTGTCGGGGCTCCAGACGCCCCTTCTCGGCGCGGTCGCCCAGGGCACCGCGCAGCAGGTCGTCAGCCAGGTCGTCAAGCAGGCGAAGGCGGCCGTCGAGCCGGTCGTCGAACGCAACCCCGAGGTCTTCGACCACCTCGCCGCCGCGGGCAACGAACTGCTCGCCGCCTACCGCTCCGCCGTGGAGCGCCAGGAGCAGCGCTGGACCCAGCGATCATCGGGCGCCCAGGCCGGACGGGCCTCCGGGGACGACACGGACCCCCGTGACGAGGGCCCCGAGGCGCCTCCGGCAGGCGAGCACATCGACCTCGACTGAGAGCCGCTCGGGTACGGTGGGCCGTAGCGGGGCTCGACCGAACTGAGGGATTCATGGGACTCACCATCGGCGTCGACATCGGCGGCACAAAGATCGCGGCCGGCGTGGTCGACGAGGAAGGCAACATCCTCTCGACGTTCAAGGTGCCGACTCCCAGCACGTCCGAGGCCATCGTTGACGCGATCGCCTCGGCCGTCGAGGGCGCACGGGCAGGACACGAGATCGTCGGCGTGGGCATCGGCGCCGCCGGATACGTCAACCGCCAGCGCTCCACGGTCTACTTCGCGCCCAACATCGACTGGCGCCAGGAACCGCTGAAGGAAGAGGTCGAGAAGCGGGTCGGCCTGCCGGTCGTCGTCGAGAACGACGCGAACGCGGCGGCCTGGGGCGAATACAAGTTCGGCGCGGGCAAGGGCCACCGGAACGTCATCTGCATCACGCTCGGCACCGGCCTCGGCGGCGGCATCATCATCGGCAACAAGCTGCGTCGCGGCCACTTCGGCGTGGCCGCCGAGTTCGGCCACATCCGGATGGTCCCGGACGGCCTCCTGTGCGGCTGCGGCAGCCAGGGCTGCTGGGAGCAGTACGCCTCCGGCCGCGCACTCGTCCGCTACGCCAAGCAGCGCGCCAACGCGACTCCGGAGAACGCGGAGTTCCTGCTCTCCCTGGGCGACGGCACCCCGGACGGCATCGAGGGCAAGCACATCTCCATGGCCGCCCGCCAGGGTGACGCCGTGGCCGTCGACTCGTACCGCGAGCTGGCCCGCTGGGCCGGCGCCGGCCTCGCCGACCTGGCCTCGCTCTTCGACCCGTCCGCGTTCATCGTCGGCGGCGGACTCTCGGACGAGGGCGAGCTCGTCCTCGACCCGATCCGCAAGTCCTACAAGCGCTGGCTGGTCGGCGGCAACTGGCGCCCCGTGGCGGACGTCATCGCGGCCCAGCTCGGCAACAAGGCGGGCATGGTCGGAGCGGCGGACCTGGCACGGGAGCCGGACCCGATCATGTGACACCGGCTGCTTCAGCCACCGGACGCCCGCCGTTTCCCCGGAGAAACGGCGGGCGTTCGTCGTATCTTGATCGTCATGGTCACCGGATCGCTCCCCAACTCCCGCACCGAACCCGACGGTTCGGCCGTCGTCCGGGTGCTCAGCTACAACATCCGCTCGATGCGCGACGACACCGCCGCGCTCGCCCGCGTCATCGCGGCCTGCGCCCCCGACCTGGTCCTGATCCAGGAGGCGCCCCGCTTCTTCCGCTGGCGCAAGAAGCTCGCCCGGCTCGCGGCCGCCTCGGACCTGGTGATCCTCTCGGGCGGCGCGAGTGCGGCGGGCCCGGCGCTGCTCTGCTCCCTGCGCGCCACCGTCGAACGCACCGAGGACGTCCTGCTGCCCCTCACCCCCGGTCTTCACCGGCGCGGCTTCGCGACCGCCGTCGTCCGCTTCGGCGGTGCCAGGATCGGCGTACTGAGCTGCCATCTGAGCCTGCAGAAGGACGAGCGGTACGCGCAGGGCGGGATGCTCCTCGACCGGCTCGCGGCGCTCGGTGTCGATCACGCCGTCGCGGGCGGTGACCTGAACGAACGCCCCAGTGGCCGCACGTTCCGGCGTCTTGCGGAGGCTCTTCAGGACGGCTGGACCACGAAGCCGTGGCTCGGCGAGTACACCTCGACGCCGTCCGACCCGCATCAGCGCATCGACGCGATCCTTGCGACAGAGGGCGTCGAGGTCCTCGGCTGCGGGGTCCCGGTGGGCATGCCGGGGGTGAGCGAGGACGACCTGAGGGCGGCCACAGACCATCTGCCGGTCCTGGCCGCCCTCAGGGTTCCTGCCGCCCGGGGCTGACGCGGGTCAGACGACCGCGCCGCGCCCCGGATCGTCGTCGTCATCGTCGCCCTGCATACGCATCACGAGCGTGCCGAAGCCGCCGAGGAAGCCACCGACGCAGACCGTCGTGAGCCACCACGTCATCTGCCAGCCGAGCAGCACGGCCAGCAGCATCAGGACCGGGCCGCCGATCACGGCAAGCCAGGCGAACTTGGCGGTGACATCTGCCTCGGGCAGCGGCGGGGGCTCCGGGGGCACGAAGTGGCCCTCTTCGTCGGCGTCGCTGTCCGACGGCTCGGACGGCGAGTAGTCGCGGGGGCCGCCGACGCCGGGTGCGAAGGAGACAGAGGAGCCGAGCGGCGTCGCGGGCTTGCCGGCGCCCGGCTCCGAGCTGTTCGTCTCCGAACCGTTCGTCTCGGAGCCGTCCGTATCCAGGTCGGGCAGGGCCAGGTCCTCGATCGGCTTGAACGGCCTGGCGCCCGGCGGGTCCGGCGGCTCCGTGCCGTACCCGGCGACGATGGCGGCCCAGACGGCGTCCTCGTCCACGGGCTCGCCGGCGTCCCCGGCTCCCGCGGCCGCTTCTGCGGGGAGCTGCTGTTCCTTGCCGAGCTGCGCCGGACCGGGCAGCGCCGTGCCCGACGCCGAGGTCTCGGTGGACGCGTCCTCCGGCTCGCGGCTCTCGTCGCCGGCGGGCTCACGTCGGTCCTGCTCAGCCACCGGTGGCCGTCCCTTCCTTACCGACACTGGGCGCGAGCCGGCCGATGAACGCAAAGCTCTCGTCGAAGATCCGGTCCGCGTCATGGTCCAACGTCGCGACGTGGTAGCTCTGTTCCAGCAGGATCTCCTCGACGTCCGTGGACGAGATCCTGCTGAGGACGCGCGCCGAGTCGACGGGCGGCACGACATGGTCCTGGGTGCTGTGCAGAACCACCAACGGCTGTGTCACCTGCGGCAGTTCACGGTCGACGATGCGGAAGAAGTTCCGCAGGGAGTGCGCGGCGTGCAGCGGCACCCGGTCGTACCCGATCTCCGTCGAGCCCTCCTTCGCGATGTCGCTGGCGATCCCCTTCGTCGTGCGCACGAGGTGCCGGGCCACCGGGAGGGCGTGCGCGGCGAGGCCGTGCACCTTGTTCCCCGGGTTCACCAGGACCAGGCCCGCCACCTCGTCCCCGTGCTTGGCCGCGAGCCGCAGCGCGAGGGCGGCGCCCATCGACAGACCGAAGACGAAGACCTGGGAGCACCGGTCCCGCAGCTCGCGCAGGGCGCGGTCCACCTCCGCGTACCAGTCCTGCCAGCCCGTGACCTGCATGTCCTCCCAGCGCGTGCCATGACCGGGCAGCAGGGGGAGCGAGACGGTGAGGCCGCGCTCGGCGAGGTACTCCGCCCAGGGGCGCAGCGACTGGGGGGAACCGGTGAAACCGTGACAGAGGAGGACGCCGACCTCGCCGCCCTCGTGGCGGTACGGCTCGGCTCCAGGAATGACCGGCACCTTCGGTCTCCTGTTCGTGAGAGGGGATTGCCCAGGACTGCGGGGTGTACTTCACCGTACGCGACCGCGCTGACACCGACCAGGGCCGTCGGGCCCCCGGCCTGCGGCGCGGGTTAAGGTCTGATCCACGCACAAGGGAAGGCAGTGGGTTGATCTACGGCGCAATGAAGGTGGCCATCGGAGGGCCGCTGAAGCTCGGCTTCAGGCCCTGGGTGGAGGGCCTCGAGAACATTCCCGCCGAGGGTCCCGCCATCCTGGCCAGCAACCACCTGTCCTTCTCGGACTCCTTCTTCCTCCCGGCGGTGCTCGACCGCAAGGTCACCTTCATCGCGAAGGCCGAGTACTTCACGACACCCGGTGTGAAGGGCAAGCTCACGGCCGCGTTCTTCAAGGGCGTCGGCCAGCTCCCCGTGGACCGCTCCGGTTCCCGCGGCGCGGGAGAGGCCGCCATCAAGAGCGGCATCGAGGTCCTGGAGCGAGGCGAGCTGTTCGGTATCTACCCGGAGGGCACCCGCTCGCCCGATGGTCGCCTGTACCGCGGCAAGCCCGGTGGCCTCGCGCGCGTGGCGCTCGCCACCGGCGCGCCCGTCATCCCGGTCGCGATGATCGACACCGAGAAGATCCAGCCCCCCGGCAAGGTATTGCCCAAGCTGATGCGTCCCGGCATCCGCATCGGCAAGCCCCTCGACTTCGGCC
The DNA window shown above is from Streptomyces sp. NBC_01445 and carries:
- a CDS encoding glycosyltransferase family 87 protein, whose translation is MMPRIPVRAALVWAATRALLLLCVLKVITVPGPDVTTDVSVIYRNWYGVLRTGTFPLDDVTWQYPPAAAGAILSPGLLPFLSYATAFFVLALVADALTFGLLVYAGGRPGRSWRGAWVWVAGVPLLGPTAYARYDVMVTAVAVAALLAGARHPRVMGVLTGLGALLKVWPVLLLLGTRRGRVTRVSWGSAALTAGALVVAFSAAMPGALDFVTSQRDRGTEVESLGALVFHVARQFGWPGYVGLHYGSMEFLGPYVDVVSVVAQGLTLLAFGWLLMWRLRARAWAPGTLADAAFVAVLLFTTTSRVISPQYMLWLTGLAAVSTLFSASRMTPPACLVLAASLVTFLEFPLGFAHVVGGDELGLALILVRNGLLVTASLTAARRLWRQTVTEPHLSEQPPSPQPTRDETLLAS
- a CDS encoding glycosyltransferase family 4 protein, producing the protein MHKTLIVTNDFPPRPGGIQAFLHNMALRLDPEQLVVYASTWKRTREGVEATAAFDAEQPFTVVRDRTTMLLPTPRVTRRAVGLLREHGCTSVWFGAAAPLGLMAPALRKAGAQRLVATTHGHEAGWAQLPASRQLLRRIGESTDTITYLGEYTRSRIAAALTPAAAGRMVQLPPGVDEKTFHPGSGGDLVRARLGLTDRPVVVCVSRLVPRKGQDTLILAMPRILAAVPDAVLLVVGGGPYEKELRKLAAETGVTDSVRFTGAVPWSELPAHYGAGDVFAMPCRTRRGGLDVEGLGIVYLEASATGLPVVAGDSGGAPDAVLDGETGWVVRGGSAEESADRIVALLGDAELRRRMGERGREWVEERWRWDLLAEKLRGLL
- a CDS encoding AMP-dependent synthetase/ligase, coding for MREFSLPALYEVPADGNLTDIVRRNAAQHPDVAVIARKVNGTWQDVTATTFLAEVRSAAKGLIASGVQPGDRVGLMSRTRYEWTLLDFAIWSAGAITVPVYETSSAEQIQWILGDSGAVACVVESAAHAATVESVRDGLPGLTHVWQIDAGGVQELDRAGADVSDVTVDERSAVAKADDPATIVYTSGTTGRPKGCVLTHRSFFAECGNVVERLKPLFRTGECSVLLFLPVAHVFGRLVEVASLMAPIKLGHAPDIKHLTDELAAFRPTLILGVPRVFEKVYNSARAKAQADGKGKIFDKAADTAIEYSRALDTPKGPSIGLKLKYKTFDKLVYSKLRAVLGGRGEYAISGGAPLGERLGHFFRGIGFTVLEGYGLTESCAATAFNPWDRQKIGTVGQPLPGSVVRIADDGEVLLHGEHLFSGYWNNEAATGEALADGWFHTGDIGTLDEDGYLRITGRKKEIIVTAGGKNVAPAVIEDRIRAHALVAECMVVGDGRPFVGALVTVDDEFLGRWAAEHGKPADSTAVSLRDDADLLAAIQAAVDDGNAAVSKAESVRKFRILPTQFTEESGHLTPSLKLKRNVVAKDYADEIEALYQG
- a CDS encoding metallophosphoesterase family protein codes for the protein MRVHVVSDVHGNSTDLARAGDGADALVCLGDLVLFLDYADHSRGIFPDLFGVENAHRIVELRTARRFEEARAFGAGLWAGIDRGTAIETAVRKQYAELFAALPTPTYATYGNVDIPHLWSEYAGPGTTVLDGERVEIGGLVFGFVGGGLRSAMRTPYEISDEEYAAKLEAVGEVDVLCTHIPPDVPELVYDTVARRFERGSRALLEAIRRTRPRYSLFGHVHQPLARRMRIGATECVNVGHFAGSGRPWALEW
- a CDS encoding SRPBCC family protein; the protein is MAEHTSSSITIEAAPADVMGVIADFARYPDWTGEVKEAEVLAKDGAGRAEQVRLVMDAGAIKDDQTLAYTWTGDNEVSWTLVKSQMLRSLDGTYLLKPAGTGTEVTYRLTVDVKIPMLGMIKRKAEKVIIDRALAGLKKRVETK
- a CDS encoding ArsA family ATPase, which gives rise to MRTVLVTGPGGSGRTTAAAATALSAARRGARTLVLSADPTDTLGAALATPTSAAPTSVEPGLTAIRLAPADRFREDLAGLQEKAASALDLLGATRLDAEEFTPLPGSHELALLRALRDSAHGPYDLVVVDLPPAPQALALLALPEQLRRYLRRLLPPERQAARALRPLLGRLAGVPMPAEWLYETADRWDTELAAAQAVIEDPHTTVRLVAEPTPAAADALLTTTTGLALHGLRADALLASRLLPDGSTDPWLTDAAARQRKVVAAWQGTYAVHELPHLGRDPRGADDLAALGAPPVSPAPPAIAWPVEDRIADEGVLVWHLPLPGAVREDLGLVRRGDELVVTTGPLRRIVALPSALRRCTVAGAGLRDGVLRIRFTPDPGLWPRGR
- a CDS encoding DUF5304 domain-containing protein, whose translation is MSDATEQPAPEADADADAWEKACAEDLAEEKARRRAQHGPPPGSAAEELRKLVDAVAEKLSGLQTPLLGAVAQGTAQQVVSQVVKQAKAAVEPVVERNPEVFDHLAAAGNELLAAYRSAVERQEQRWTQRSSGAQAGRASGDDTDPRDEGPEAPPAGEHIDLD